A single uncultured Acetobacterium sp. DNA region contains:
- a CDS encoding helix-turn-helix domain-containing protein — MEISLQIVLEKLNLSANTAELKAPHQSVFSDVRLISPELSVLKSGILYVGEVQSTNGMNYESGCGLCLLNDSGKFPDDTLLPCDTLLIGVKYSLFELFNRISQLFYEIRTQFEKLTQAILQKKGLQQVVEIISEVCGNPVYLVDTSFKVLGIHGPETMPEMSANWRRLLSDGYLPYNIVMNLIESNELQSMESGLCADLIVSKFFYTPFINYNMRYKNKLQGHFFVVGMLKKITPGDVELTNLAGPYVLDAIRSDPHFQTTRGRYYEHFIIDMLEGKPMQLAHIKNQVSALKLDFNDAYTVVKINPQLHDELRNEQISRQLEHINGCKPVFYKNAIVAVFPKLQRQQTSLINKLRALSNSINGTIGISDEIQGFANLHHLYIQAATAIILGQQLALPTTIYRYQDVMRFHPFLGFDKKDELAAMCHPGMLILQAYDAEHETKFVETLETYLKHERHSLPTATALHIHRNTLSYRLEKINQLFSFNLDDPFERERLLQTLNIVSYLNHASFSSEL; from the coding sequence ATGGAAATTTCGTTGCAGATTGTCTTGGAGAAACTGAATTTAAGTGCCAACACGGCTGAACTGAAAGCCCCGCATCAGTCCGTTTTTAGTGATGTGCGCCTGATTTCACCTGAGCTATCGGTCTTAAAAAGTGGGATTTTATATGTCGGTGAAGTTCAGTCTACAAATGGAATGAACTACGAATCTGGCTGTGGACTGTGTCTGCTGAACGATTCCGGAAAATTCCCCGATGATACGCTTTTACCCTGTGACACGCTTTTGATTGGTGTTAAATATTCCCTTTTTGAACTGTTTAATCGCATCTCTCAACTATTTTACGAGATTCGCACCCAGTTTGAAAAGCTGACCCAAGCTATCCTTCAGAAAAAAGGCCTCCAACAGGTAGTTGAAATTATTTCGGAAGTCTGTGGTAACCCGGTTTATCTGGTGGATACTAGTTTTAAGGTGCTGGGCATCCACGGGCCGGAAACGATGCCGGAAATGAGTGCCAACTGGCGACGGCTGCTCAGTGATGGTTATCTGCCTTACAACATCGTGATGAACCTCATCGAAAGCAACGAACTGCAATCCATGGAATCTGGTCTCTGTGCTGATCTGATCGTTTCAAAATTTTTCTACACGCCGTTTATCAACTATAACATGCGCTATAAAAATAAACTTCAAGGACATTTTTTTGTGGTCGGGATGCTCAAAAAAATCACCCCGGGGGATGTAGAGCTGACCAATCTGGCGGGCCCCTATGTCCTTGATGCGATCCGATCCGACCCGCATTTTCAAACCACTCGAGGTCGTTATTATGAGCATTTCATCATCGATATGCTGGAAGGCAAGCCGATGCAGTTGGCTCACATTAAAAATCAGGTCAGTGCCCTGAAGCTTGATTTCAACGATGCCTACACCGTCGTCAAGATCAATCCCCAGCTTCATGATGAACTACGGAATGAACAAATCTCACGGCAGCTCGAACATATCAACGGCTGCAAACCGGTTTTTTATAAAAATGCCATTGTTGCTGTTTTCCCTAAACTTCAGCGCCAGCAAACCAGTCTGATCAATAAATTAAGAGCTTTGAGCAACAGTATCAACGGCACCATCGGTATCAGCGATGAAATCCAGGGGTTTGCCAATCTTCATCACCTCTATATTCAAGCTGCCACCGCCATCATCTTGGGACAACAGCTGGCTTTGCCGACCACGATTTATCGCTATCAGGATGTGATGCGCTTTCACCCGTTTCTTGGGTTTGATAAGAAAGATGAACTGGCCGCTATGTGTCATCCGGGGATGCTGATCCTTCAGGCCTATGATGCCGAACACGAGACCAAATTTGTAGAAACCCTGGAAACCTATTTAAAGCATGAACGGCACAGCCTGCCCACCGCTACGGCCCTCCATATTCATCGCAATACCTTAAGCTACCGACTGGAAAAAATCAATCAGCTCTTTTCTTTTAATCTGGATGACCCTTTTGAACGGGAACGACTTCTGCAGACATTGAATATTGTTTCCTATCTCAACCACGCTTCTTTCTCATCCGAATTATGA
- a CDS encoding DUF924 family protein, which translates to MLAFWFKPENKPFWFQKNGAFDEEIRSAFYDLWIDGCNGLLSDWRETMDGRLAEIILLDQFSRNLNRDHQKAFAQDLIALVLAQEAVRQPEFASLSQEQQRFVLMPFMHSESAFVHQKALPLFEQLGDPLTLEFEIMHKQIIDQFGRYPHRNALLNRVSTPAEIEFLKQPNSSF; encoded by the coding sequence GTGCTGGCGTTTTGGTTCAAACCGGAGAACAAGCCTTTCTGGTTTCAAAAGAACGGAGCCTTCGACGAGGAAATCAGATCAGCGTTTTATGATCTCTGGATTGACGGCTGCAACGGTCTGTTATCCGACTGGCGAGAAACCATGGATGGCCGGCTGGCGGAGATCATTCTGCTGGATCAGTTTTCCAGAAATTTAAACCGGGATCATCAAAAGGCGTTTGCCCAAGATCTCATCGCACTTGTATTGGCCCAGGAAGCCGTCCGGCAACCGGAGTTTGCCAGCCTTTCCCAGGAACAGCAACGATTTGTGCTGATGCCCTTCATGCATTCGGAGTCAGCGTTTGTTCATCAAAAAGCTTTGCCTCTTTTTGAGCAGCTGGGCGATCCCTTGACCCTGGAATTTGAAATCATGCACAAGCAGATCATCGATCAATTTGGCCGTTATCCCCATCGCAACGCCTTGCTAAATCGAGTGTCCACACCAGCAGAAATCGAATTCCTGAAACAGCCCAACAGCAGTTTCTAG